Below is a genomic region from Neisseria zoodegmatis.
GCGGCGATTACCGTAGATGCCCCGGCATTGAGCAACGACACCACCCCGACCATCACCGGTACCACTACCGATGTTGAAGAAGGCCAAGTGGTGACCGTCGTGGTAACCGGTTCAGACGGCCGCAGCCAAACCGTCAGCACCACCGTGCAAAAAGACGGCAGCTACAGCGTTGACGTAGCACAACCGCTGCCCGAAGGCGAGTACAGCGTCAAAGCCACCGTCAGCGACAAAGCCGGCAATACCGCCACAGCCGAAGACAAAGAAGGCAACGTCATCGACACCTCAGCGCCGATGATCAGCGTAGACGCGCCCGACAACAGCAGCGACAACACCCCGACCATCAGCGGTAAAACCGACGCTCCGGTAGGTTCAGTAGTGACCGTAGTGGTAACTGATGCCAATGGTGCCAGCCAAACCGTGACCACCACCGTCAAAGACGGCGGTGTGTACAGCGTCGACGTACCGGCGGCACTGCCCGACGGCGACTACCGCGTAGAAGCCTCAGTGAAAGACGCTTCAGGTAACGAAGGCAAAGCTAACGACAACGGTTCGGTGGATACCGTTGCACCGACGATTACGGTAGATGCGCCTGACAACAGCAAAGATAATACTCCGACCATCAGCGGTAAGACCGACGCTCCGGTAGGTTCAGTAGTGACCGTAGTGGTAACTGATGCCAACGGCGCCAGCCAAACCGTCACCACCACCGTTAAAGACGGCGGTGTGTACAGCGTCGACGTACCGGCGGTACTGCCCGACGGCGACTACCGCGTAGAAGCCAAAGTACAGGATCCGTCCGGTAACGAAGGCAAAGCTGACGACAACGGTTCGGTAGACACCCAAGCGGCGATTACCGTAGATGCCCCGGCATTGAGCAACGACACCACCCCGACCATCACCGGTACCACTACCGATGTTGAAGAAGGGCAAGTGGTGACCGTCGTGGTGACCGGTTCAGACGGCCGCAGCCAAACCGTCAGCACCACCGTTCAAAAAGACGGCAGCTACAGCGTTGACGTGGCGCAACCGCTGCCCGAAGGCGAGTACAGCGTCAAAGCCACCGTCAGCGACAAAGCCGGCAATACCGCCACAGCCGAAGACAAAGAAGGCAACGTCATCGACACCTCAGCGCCGAAGATCAGCGTAGACGCGCCCGACAACAGCAGCGACAACACGCCGACCATCAGCGGTAACACCGACGCTCCGGCAGGTTCAGTAGTGACCGTAGTGGTAACCGACGCCAACGGCGCCAGCCAAACCGTGACCACCACCGTTAAAGACGGCGGTGTGTACAGCGTTGACGTACCGGTGGCACTGCCGGACGGCGACTACCGCGTAGAAGCCAAAGTACAGGATCCGTCCGGTAACGAAGGCAAAGCTAACGATAACGGTTCGGTAGACACCCAAGCGGCGATTACCGTAGATGCCCCGGCATTGAGCAACGACACCACCCCGACCATCACCGGTACCACTACCGATGTTGAAGAAGGCCAAGTGGTGACCGTCGTGGTAACCGGTTCAGACGGCCGCAGCCAAACCGTCAGCACCACCGTTCAAAAAGACGGCAGCTACAGCGTTGACGTAGCGCAACCGCTGCCCGAAGGCGAGTACAGCGTCAAAGCCACCGTCAGCGACAAAGCCGGCAATACCGCCACAGCCGAAGACAAAGAAGGCAACGTCATCGATACCTCAGCGCCGATGATCAGCGTAGACGCGCCCGACAACAGCAGCGACAACACCCCGACCATCAGCGGTAACACCGACGCTCCGGTAGGTTCAGTAGTGACCGTCGTGATCACCGACGCTAACGGCGCCAGCCAAACCGTGACCACCACCGTTAAAGACGGCGGTGTGTACAGCGTTGACGTACCGGCGGCACTGCCGGACGGCGACTACCGCGTAGAAGCCTCAGTGAAAGACGCTTCAGGTAACGAAGGCAAAGCTAACGACAACGGTTCGGTGGATACCGTTGCACCGACGATTACGGTAGATGCGCCTGACAACAGCAAAGATAATACTCCGACCATCAGCGGTAAGACCGACGCTCCGGTAGGTTCAGTAGTGACCGTAGTGGTAACTGATGCCAACGGCGCCAGCCAAACCGTCACCACCACCGTTAAAGACGGCGGTGTGTACAGCGTCGACGTACCGGCGGTACTGCCCGACGGCGACTACCGCGTAGAAGCCAAAGTACAGGATCCGTCCGGTAACGAAGGCAAAGCTGACGACAACGGTTCGGTGGATACCGTTGCACCGACGATTACGGTAGATGCGCCTGACAACAGCAAAGATAATACTCCGACCATCAGCGGTAAGACCGATGCGCCTGTGGGTTCGGTTGTGACCGTCATCGTTACCGACGCTAAAGGTGGTGTTCAAACTGTTACTACAACCGTAAAAGATAATGGCGGTTACAGTGTGGATGTGCCTAAAGGTTTACCTGATGGCAGCTATACTGTTGAAGCCAAAGTGCAGGATCCCGCCGGTAACGAGGGCAAAGCTAACGACAAAGGTTCGGTAGACACCGTTGCTCCGAAGATTACGGTAGATGCCCCGGATAATTGCGACGACAATACTCCAACTATCACAGGTAAGACCGATGCACCGGTAGGTTCAGTAGTGACCGTAGTGGTAAGTGATGCCAATGGCCGAGTTCAAACTGTTACTACTACAGTGAAACCTAATGGCGGTTACAGTGTAGATGTGCCTAAAGGCTTGCCTGATGGCAACTATACTGTTGAAGCCAAAGTGAAAGATCCGGCAGGTAATGAAGGTAAAGCCAGCGATAAAGGTTCAATAGATACCGTTGCACCAACCATCACAGTAGATGCGCCGGACAACAGTCGTGATAATACTCCGACCATTACTGGTAAGACCGATGCGCCGGTAGGTTCAGTGGTGACAGTGGAGGTGGCAGATGCCAATGGTCGCATTCAAACTGTAACTACAACAGTAAAAGGCAATGGCAGCTACAGCGTAGATGTACCTAACGGCTTGCCTGAAGGTAAATATGTTGCTAAAGCTTCTGTGAAAGATGCTGCCGGTAATATCGCTAAGGCAACTGATCCCGGTTCGGTTGATACCATAACCCCATCCGTTAAAGCGGCCGACCAATATGTCCAAGAAGCAACAGGTACTAAAGTTGGCGGAATTATTAAAGTGGGTGATGCTAGCGGTATTGCTATGATTACTGTAGCCGGCAAAGATGTTACGTCAGCGTCAGCTGCGCGCCCGGTTGTTATCAAAACCGACAAAGGAACATTGACTGTTAACGGCTACAATGCAGCAAAAGGTGAGGTGGCTTACACTTACACCGAAAATGGCGGACGCAAAGATCACTCCAAAGGAGATGATTCAGTTATCGATAAGTTTGTTGTTGCTGTTAAAGACAAAGCCGGTAATACAGGCATGGATACTTTAGACATCAAGATTACCGATACCGCTCCGGTAGCTGCTAATGATGTTAATAGTATGAGTGAAAGAGATACTTCTGTGTACGGTAATGTATTGGCTAATGATTTGAAAGGTGCTGATACGCCGATCACGTCTTCTTCAGGAAGCGCCAATGGCCAGTACGGAAAATTGGTGATGGCACAAGACGGCACATACACTTACACCTTAAATGGCAATAACTCTGCTGTGAAAGCATTGAACAGTGGACAAAAACTGGTTGATACCTTCACCTATACCATTAAAGATGCCGATGGCGATACGTCTACCGCGGAACTGAGCATCACTATTAATGGTGTGGATAACGACCAAATTACCATCGGTTCAAACGGTTCAAACACCATTAAAGGCGGAAGCGGTAATGACGTATTAATTGGCGACCATGGCGGTACTCAAACCATTATTACTAAGGGCGCTAATTACAATGTGGCTATCTTGTTTGATGTTTCCAGCAGTATGAATAAGTTCATTGCTGCAGATGGTAAGTCTTACTTGCATATGGCTAAAAAATCATTGCTGAAACTAGCGGGTGATTTGGCTGCTCATGACGGAAATGTTAATACGACCCTGATTGTATTTAGCGGTAAAGCGCGTGAAGTTGTGGATATTCGTGATTTGAACGAACACAATGTAAACAAACTGCTGAAAGGCATTTCTGCACAAACAGCAAAAGAGACCGGTGGCGTTACTAACTACGAGGATGCGTTTAGAGATACAGCCAAGTGGTTTAAAGAAGTGTCCGGAAACGGTTACAACAACGTAACTTACTTCCTGACAGACGGCCAGCCTACCGCTTACGGTAAAGACGGCTCAAGCGGACATAAACGCAGCATTGGTTATGTAACGCAAGAAGCAGTTGATGCCGGTTTGCATAGCTTTAAAAAGCTGAGCGCATTATCTGCCGTTCATGCAATTGGTTTCAAGCAAGGTGTTGAGCAAACAACGCTGAAATATTTTGACACCACTACTTCAGGGCCGTTGGGTTATGGTCGTGATGTAGTAAGCGCACCGATTTACTACAACAAACATGCTTCTGTGGTTTATCACGGTGCGACAGGTGAAGCGTCTATTGTTCATTCGCCCAAAGAGTTGGATGCAGCCTTGCAGAAAGGTTCTACTTCCATAGTTGCAAATCAAGTGTCTCATGATACTTTGATCGGCGGAGAAGGTAACGATATTCTGTTTGGTGATTCAATCAATACAGATCAACTGTCTTGGACCAACAAAGCTACCGGTGTGTCTTATGAAGCAGGTAGTCACGACGGAATGGGTTCTCCAGCACTGGATGAATTCATCAAATGGAGTGAAAACGGCGGCAAAGCAGCAACTACGCA
It encodes:
- a CDS encoding Ig-like domain-containing protein, with the translated sequence MSKNITLKINNAKETVETVKFQTASGEVLRIPAQADVNYQLVDEMTQFAPENIMTKRVGDNLEIAFEGSEIQNPDLILEGYYSSETGASKSSLLVGEHENGNVYPYVPESTETSDAVTMLAEEVQAGQALGGEIISATWLPNPLWLLAALPLGGLAALGGNNDDEAPRDPIISVNAPDNTTDNTPEITGKVGFAEPGSVVTVVLTDSQGNTQTVSTIIGETGEYSVEPEKPLADGDYVATATVKTPSNKSATATDPGSIDTTAKITVDAPDASSDTTPTITGKTTDVEEGQIVTIVVTDANNKVQTLTATVKADGSYSVDVPEALPDGKYNVTASVKDKLGNEGTAKDDGSIDITAPMISVDAPDNSSDNTPTISGKTDAPVGSVVTVVVTDANGASQTVTTTVKDGGVYSVDVPAALPDGDYRVEASVKDASGNEGKANDNGSVDTQAAITVDAPALSNDTTPTITGTTTDVEEGQVVTVVVTGSDGRSQTVSTTVQKDGSYSVDVAQPLPEGEYSVKATVSDKAGNTATAEDKEGNVIDTSAPMISVDAPDNSSDNTPTISGKTDAPVGSVVTVVVTDANGASQTVTTTVKDGGVYSVDVPAALPDGDYRVEASVKDASGNEGKANDNGSVDTQAAITVDAPALSNDTTPTITGTTTDVEEGQVVTVVVTGSDGRSQTVSTTVQKDGSYSVDVAQPLPEGEYSVKATVSDKAGNTATAEDKEGNVIDTSAPMISVDAPDNSSDNTPTINGKTDAPVGSVVTVVVTDANGASQTVTTTVKDGGVYSVDVPAALPDGDYRVEASVKDASGNEGKANDNGSVDTQAAITVDAPALSNDTTPTITGTTTDVEEGQVVTVVVTGSDGRSQTVSTTVQKDGSYSVDVAQPLPEGEYSVKATVSDKAGNTATAEDKEGNVIDTSAPMISVDAPDNSSDNTPTISGKTDAPVGSVVTVVVTDANGASQTVTTTVKDGGVYSVDVPAALPDGDYRVEASVKDASGNEGKANDNGSVDTQAAITVDAPALSNDTTPTITGTTTDVEEGQVVTVVVTGSDGRSQTVSTTVQKDGSYSVDVAQPLPEGEYSVKATVSDKAGNTATAEDKEGNVIDTSAPMISVDAPDNSSDNTPTISGNTDAPVGSVVTVVITDANGASQTVTTTVKDGGVYSVDVPAALPDGDYRVEAKVQDPSGNEGKANDNGSVDTQAAITVDAPALSNDTTPTITGTTTDVEEGQVVTVVVTGSDGRSQTVSTTVQKDGSYSVDVAQPLPEGEYSVKATVSDKAGNTATAEDKEGNVIDTSAPMISVDAPDNSSDNTPTISGNTDAPVGSVVTVVITDANGASQTVTTTVKDGGVYSVDVPAALPDGDYRVEAKVQDPSGNEGKANDNGSVDTQAAITVDAPALSNDTTPTITGTTTDVEEGQVVTVVVTGSDGRSQTVSTTVQKDGSYSVDVAQPLPEGEYSVKATVSDKAGNTATAEDKEGNVIDTSAPMISVDAPDNSSDNTPTISGKTDAPVGSVVTVVVTDANGASQTVTTTVKDGGVYSVDVPAALPDGDYRVEASVKDASGNEGKANDNGSVDTVAPTITVDAPDNSKDNTPTISGKTDAPVGSVVTVVVTDANGASQTVTTTVKDGGVYSVDVPAVLPDGDYRVEAKVQDPSGNEGKADDNGSVDTQAAITVDAPALSNDTTPTITGTTTDVEEGQVVTVVVTGSDGRSQTVSTTVQKDGSYSVDVAQPLPEGEYSVKATVSDKAGNTATAEDKEGNVIDTSAPKISVDAPDNSSDNTPTISGNTDAPAGSVVTVVVTDANGASQTVTTTVKDGGVYSVDVPVALPDGDYRVEAKVQDPSGNEGKANDNGSVDTQAAITVDAPALSNDTTPTITGTTTDVEEGQVVTVVVTGSDGRSQTVSTTVQKDGSYSVDVAQPLPEGEYSVKATVSDKAGNTATAEDKEGNVIDTSAPMISVDAPDNSSDNTPTISGNTDAPVGSVVTVVITDANGASQTVTTTVKDGGVYSVDVPAALPDGDYRVEASVKDASGNEGKANDNGSVDTVAPTITVDAPDNSKDNTPTISGKTDAPVGSVVTVVVTDANGASQTVTTTVKDGGVYSVDVPAVLPDGDYRVEAKVQDPSGNEGKADDNGSVDTVAPTITVDAPDNSKDNTPTISGKTDAPVGSVVTVIVTDAKGGVQTVTTTVKDNGGYSVDVPKGLPDGSYTVEAKVQDPAGNEGKANDKGSVDTVAPKITVDAPDNCDDNTPTITGKTDAPVGSVVTVVVSDANGRVQTVTTTVKPNGGYSVDVPKGLPDGNYTVEAKVKDPAGNEGKASDKGSIDTVAPTITVDAPDNSRDNTPTITGKTDAPVGSVVTVEVADANGRIQTVTTTVKGNGSYSVDVPNGLPEGKYVAKASVKDAAGNIAKATDPGSVDTITPSVKAADQYVQEATGTKVGGIIKVGDASGIAMITVAGKDVTSASAARPVVIKTDKGTLTVNGYNAAKGEVAYTYTENGGRKDHSKGDDSVIDKFVVAVKDKAGNTGMDTLDIKITDTAPVAANDVNSMSERDTSVYGNVLANDLKGADTPITSSSGSANGQYGKLVMAQDGTYTYTLNGNNSAVKALNSGQKLVDTFTYTIKDADGDTSTAELSITINGVDNDQITIGSNGSNTIKGGSGNDVLIGDHGGTQTIITKGANYNVAILFDVSSSMNKFIAADGKSYLHMAKKSLLKLAGDLAAHDGNVNTTLIVFSGKAREVVDIRDLNEHNVNKLLKGISAQTAKETGGVTNYEDAFRDTAKWFKEVSGNGYNNVTYFLTDGQPTAYGKDGSSGHKRSIGYVTQEAVDAGLHSFKKLSALSAVHAIGFKQGVEQTTLKYFDTTTSGPLGYGRDVVSAPIYYNKHASVVYHGATGEASIVHSPKELDAALQKGSTSIVANQVSHDTLIGGEGNDILFGDSINTDQLSWTNKATGVSYEAGSHDGMGSPALDEFIKWSENGGKAATTQQKVDFVHNNWENLLDGRSDGGNDNLSGGAGNDILFGGAGNDTLAGGEGADKFVFLANSNSGKDQILDFQAGTDKVVFADLVSSADLQGAVWNDKTHTLSFTGVGENGATYQNSITFSGVSSGETLNSILEKHVEFIG